The DNA region CAGGCACGTAAAATTCTGATAATAATtctattatctatttattgtacattaataatttgtttgaacagttttcagttttttttctttttatatttttttcgaaattgaaGGAAATGGCTTTTCTTAGATGATATATGATGGAAGACCACCGGGAGCAGGAGCACCATAACCACCAGCAGCGGCGGCCGCTGAAGCAGCAGAAACACCACCAGCAGCGGCAGTTGAAGCAGCAGAGTCAGCACCCGTAGTACCAGTTGAGGTAGCAGcggcagcagcagcagcagaaGCTTCTTCTCTAGCAGCAGCGAGTTCTTCATTCTTAGAGTACAAACCTTCAGCATCAGCACAGTTGAAGTTAGACCACAAGTCACAAGTAAAGATTTCTTGGTTGAAGATGGTTCCATTGTGGCAGAGAGCAGATGCTTTCAACAAACTTCCTTCACCATCAGCAATACAGATGTGGAAAGCTTGGCATTCAGCCTCAGGATCAGCATAGTAtcctataataaataataatatataaatataagcatagttttcaattatttgaattgaagTTATTATTTACCTCCTTCAATTCGTCCCTCACAAGAAAAGGATGTTTCTGGAATTTCGTTGTAGATTGGGTAGTCTTCTCCAGCTATTCCAGGAATGAAGGACTCACCCTCACCATTTCCAGCAGCAGCAGCATCTTCGCCAACAAGAGCACCCCCGGTTCCACCAAGAGAACCACCGGGTCCGCCAAAAGCACTACCAGCTCCACCAATAGCAACACCGGCTCCTCCACTAACATATGTACTTAGAGGAGGGGCTCCATATCCACCAAGGGGTTTGTCAGAAAGGACAAGTCCAAAGACAGCGGATAAAACAATGAAGACCTTCATTTTGCTCgaggttttttttcaatctttttaacCGGTTGACAGATGAACTGCTAATGAATGTTGATCCATATAATATCTCATACTTTATATAGGAATcatcttcgttttttttttccaattttattaatataaaaatagaaaaacaaaaacttgatTTGACTTGAGAGCGTAAGTATAAAAGGAACCcgtctttttaatttattgttctttgaatttcaaattatatttctttagtttgtagattcatttttattttccatcgaaatttacaaaatatcttaTTGGGGAATTACTGTTTTTAGGATTCTAAAGTCATTATCAGATATATCATTTTCAAagccatatttgaaattaaattataattaacataaattttacaaaattcaattgttaaatttatacattattgtGGGAATGAGACCTCTCTTTCCCACAGTATTGTTTAAATTcactataaatataatctaatgGAGAACTTAagaacttatataaaataatatatcatatatcatTCTGACTTTCAAAatgattattgaaaaattatcatcaaataagaaattgaagtaAGTGTATCTTTCGTAGatcttaatacattttatgcaaaaacTACTAAAACTAAtgataattcatatttaatagaataagtAAAAACAGTGATCAATTCAAACTGAAAATCGAAGAAGCGCAAGGATTTTGAggcattttatgtatttatagatttaatatATCTGAAAGCTTagatattttaacttaaaactATGTCATTAaagttcttttattaaataatagtattagctaaacaaaattaagttaGAGTAAGTGTCATTTTTACTATGGAATTATCTCTAAAGTTGTTTGAAGCCAAGTACAAGAAAAggactaaataatatatacatataattaacttttttcgatTATTAGTCAATTATAATGAAGAAGAgtttattcaatcaaaataatattttaaattcttgcaTACCCTTAGAtatctactttttattattatttttttttttgagtattgtTGGTTTTCGGAAATCGGGATGGAAATATCCATTATCTCAGACTCCTTGGAGGCGTAATAGGACATGATTCATTTAAGGTTAATATACCAATCTGAAATTTGTACTATTCTACATTCTGCTTGATCATTATCAACTTTTACCAGTTTTTTGCTATTCTGAGCCTACGAATAACCTTCTTTACCAATCTATACGCCAAAATCGACACCAATACATTTGGGAAATGTAGTATTTGAAAAGtcttattaactttttaatcaCACTTAGCTTACTTCCCTCACAAAACAAGGCAGTATAGAATTCTGAAGACTAACCCATCATATTTGTTCAGCATATTAATAACAAATCCGTTGTAAGAACTTTTTTGtagttacatttttgaaaaatattataatatttgagttGTTTTAACCACttggatttgtaaaaaaaaaagataaagccGAACGACGTCAAATATTAGAAGAATCAAAGAATTACATACAATGTGGCCttcaacgtccagaatgacccTTTATGGTGCAAAGATGGGAAGAGTGATGCCAAGCATTTTTTTTAGCAAGAATTGGATAAACGCCAAGACCTACAATGAGGAATTTTTTTAGACTCATTTATAGGCCTGAGTCAAGCACAAGTTAAGGAAAGTGCGTTGGACCGTCCAGCAAGTTGGAGGACCCATATATACCACCAATACCACCTGGGACTGGCTCACAACGaaatttccaaactttttttcgaCAGAAAAATGCTTTTGAAGGTCGCCGGAGCTACTTTTTGTGGCCCATTCTTGAGGCAATGGCATTTCCAAACCCTCATAACAATTTTGTGAGCTTGAGGTCTTCACTGATTAAAGCATTTGACCAAATAGGTTACAATGTTGTCTGTGCCTCCATCAAGGGC from Lepeophtheirus salmonis unplaced genomic scaffold, UVic_Lsal_1.4 unplaced_contig_8371_pilon, whole genome shotgun sequence includes:
- the LOC121131552 gene encoding uncharacterized protein; the protein is MKVFIVLSAVFGLVLSDKPLGGYGAPPLSTYVSGGAGVAIGGAGSAFGGPGGSLGGTGGALVGEDAAAAGNGEGESFIPGIAGEDYPIYNEIPETSFSCEGRIEGGYYADPEAECQAFHICIADGEGSLLKASALCHNGTIFNQEIFTCDLWSNFNCADAEGLYSKNEELAAAREEASAAAAAAATSTGTTGADSAASTAAAGGVSAASAAAAAGGYGAPAPGGLPSYII